The sequence CATCATTTATATAACCTTTGAACCCGGACGAACCTATTATTTTTTCAGCCTCAGATATCATGGAATCATCACTACGTCTCTGTATAATGCGACCCTGGTGCGAAACTAAGGCACAAAAGGAGCATTCTCCGAAACAACCTCTGTGGCTTACAATGCTGAACTCAACTTCGTCAAAGGCCGGTACACCACCCACCTTGTTATAATCCGGATGCCAAGCTCGTGCATATGGATATGAATGAACAGAATCAAGCTCTTTTTCTGTAAGTGGACGCGAAGGTTTGTTTTGTACAACATACCAAGCCCCCTGATCCTGTATCACTCTGTGTCCACTAAAGCTATTTTGTTCTAAATAAAACTTTCTGAAAGCTTCAGAAAATATTTTTTTATCAGCGACTACTTCCTTGTATGAAGGCAGAACAACAGCATCCTTGGCGTTATCGCTGTTGTGTGTTTTCCAACATGTTCCATCAATATTTCGTAAAGCCTCTATGGGTTTTCCCCCAGCCAACTCTTTCGCAATTTCAGTTATAGCCAGCTCACCCATTCCGAATACAAGGAGGTCCGCCCTACTATCTACTAGAATTGATCGCCTAACGCTGTTACTCCAGTAGTCATAATGTGCTATTCGCCTTAAACTCGCTTCAATCCCTCCAATGATTAAAGGGATATCCTTCCATACCTCTCTTACTCTGTTGCAGTAAACAATAGTCGCTCTATCCGGCCGCAATCCCATTCTGCCTCCCGGCGAATAGTTGTCAATGCGACGCTTCCTGCCGGATGCAGTGTAATGATTTACCATGGAATCCAGATTTCCGGATGTAACCATAACTGCCAATCGGGGCTTACCCATCTTCACAAAATCTTCCGTGCTTTTCCAATTCGGTTGTGCTACAATCCCTACTCGAAATCCTTCTGATTCAAGAGTTCTAGAAATAATTGCTGCTCCAAAGCTGGGATGGTCAACATAAGCGTCCCCTGTAATTAATAGAAAATCCAATTCATCCCAACTTCTTTTCTCCATGTCACCTTTCGTTGTTGGAAGAAAGTCTCTTCTGTTTGCAACACTTTTATTTTTTAATTTTGACA comes from Synergistaceae bacterium and encodes:
- a CDS encoding YgiQ family radical SAM protein, encoding MEKRSWDELDFLLITGDAYVDHPSFGAAIISRTLESEGFRVGIVAQPNWKSTEDFVKMGKPRLAVMVTSGNLDSMVNHYTASGRKRRIDNYSPGGRMGLRPDRATIVYCNRVREVWKDIPLIIGGIEASLRRIAHYDYWSNSVRRSILVDSRADLLVFGMGELAITEIAKELAGGKPIEALRNIDGTCWKTHNSDNAKDAVVLPSYKEVVADKKIFSEAFRKFYLEQNSFSGHRVIQDQGAWYVVQNKPSRPLTEKELDSVHSYPYARAWHPDYNKVGGVPAFDEVEFSIVSHRGCFGECSFCALVSHQGRIIQRRSDDSMISEAEKIIGSSGFKGYINDVGGPTANFMTVACPDQNERGACIHKSCLYPKPCEKLKPDHSAYITLLRKLRKLPGIKKVFVRSGLRYDYILADENQGFLEELCQYHVSGQLKVAPEHISENVLRYMKKPPKEVTSEFFMKYQATNEKLGLKQFLVPYYMASHPGSTLEDALELALYIKSTGIRPEQVQNFTPTPGSMSTCMYYTGIDPMTNASVYVPKSFEERKMQRALLQYWMPENYATVKKALEKLGRTDLIGNRQNCLLPDRRRTVK